The nucleotide sequence GAATTATGGAAAAACTGACCAATAAAGAAGAGGAAATCATGCAAATTATATGGCAACTAAAAAAAGTATTTGTAAACGATATTTTAGACGAGATGCCTGAACCCAAACCTCATTATAACACTCTTTCAACCATTGTACGGTTGTTAGAAGAAAAGGGCTTTTTAGCACATAAAAGTTATGGAAAATCGCATCAATATTATCCACTGGTTAGTTTAGAAGCTTATCGTGGG is from Paenimyroides aestuarii and encodes:
- a CDS encoding BlaI/MecI/CopY family transcriptional regulator, producing the protein MEKLTNKEEEIMQIIWQLKKVFVNDILDEMPEPKPHYNTLSTIVRLLEEKGFLAHKSYGKSHQYYPLVSLEAYRGVFVKDSIKKYFGNSVSNMVNYFVKEEKLTPTEIDELMKIIEDNQKS